From the genome of Streptacidiphilus rugosus AM-16, one region includes:
- a CDS encoding APC family permease codes for MRPDTTSAVRPGDDTHDLARFGYKQELERSLGSFSSFAAGFSYISIMTGVFQLFGFGFGAGGPAFIWSWPLVFLGQLCVALCFAEMAGQFPLAGGVYQWSKQIARPVTSWMAGWIMAIGAVVTAAAVAVAYQVILPQVSLAFQIVGGAADAGLTNTPAGAKNAILLGLGLVVFTTVVNIVGVRLMAKINNLGVAVELTAVTLLIVMLAVHIKRGPQIVLHTQGAGAGTSLGYLGGFMIASIMSAYVFYGFDTAGALAEETLEPRRHAPRAILRALTAAFVAGGLLMLIGMMAVGNIKAQELGTLGMPYLIKSTLGNGLGDVFLVCSAIAVTVCCLAVQTAAIRLVFAMARDGRLPFGRAMSQVSKRSRTPVVPALLTGVLTIVLLLVNIGNQRAFYILTSVAIILFYIPYLMVTAPMLLRRLRGDWPADGHGPWFNLGRWGLPVNLVAVVYGAAMTVNLAWPRAAVYGNDHWYFQWGAIVFTAVIVAVGLGLYLRYRRAAAAAPVLVPVPPPAAERPAEG; via the coding sequence ATGCGTCCCGACACCACGAGCGCCGTCAGGCCCGGCGACGACACCCACGACCTGGCCCGGTTCGGATACAAGCAGGAGCTGGAGCGTTCGCTCGGCTCCTTCTCCAGTTTCGCGGCCGGATTCAGCTACATCTCGATCATGACCGGCGTGTTCCAGCTCTTCGGGTTCGGCTTCGGCGCGGGCGGGCCCGCGTTCATCTGGAGCTGGCCGCTGGTCTTCCTCGGTCAGCTCTGCGTCGCGCTCTGTTTCGCCGAGATGGCCGGGCAGTTCCCGCTGGCCGGCGGCGTCTACCAGTGGTCCAAGCAGATCGCCCGCCCGGTGACCTCCTGGATGGCCGGCTGGATCATGGCGATCGGCGCGGTCGTGACGGCGGCGGCCGTGGCCGTCGCCTACCAGGTGATCCTGCCGCAGGTGTCGCTCGCCTTCCAGATCGTCGGCGGCGCGGCCGACGCGGGGCTGACCAACACCCCGGCGGGCGCGAAGAACGCGATCCTGCTCGGCCTCGGCCTGGTCGTCTTCACGACTGTCGTCAACATCGTCGGCGTGCGGCTGATGGCGAAGATCAACAACCTCGGCGTCGCCGTCGAACTCACCGCGGTCACCCTGCTCATCGTGATGCTGGCCGTGCACATCAAGCGCGGCCCGCAGATCGTGCTGCACACCCAGGGCGCCGGGGCGGGCACCTCGCTGGGCTACCTCGGCGGCTTCATGATCGCCTCGATCATGAGCGCCTACGTCTTCTACGGCTTCGACACGGCGGGCGCGCTGGCCGAGGAGACCCTCGAACCGCGCCGCCACGCGCCGCGGGCGATCCTGCGCGCGCTGACCGCCGCCTTCGTCGCGGGCGGCCTGCTGATGCTGATCGGCATGATGGCGGTGGGCAACATCAAGGCGCAGGAGCTCGGCACCCTCGGCATGCCGTACCTGATCAAGTCCACGCTGGGCAACGGCCTGGGCGACGTCTTCCTGGTCTGCTCGGCCATCGCCGTCACCGTCTGCTGCCTCGCCGTGCAGACGGCCGCGATCCGGCTGGTGTTCGCGATGGCCAGGGACGGTCGGCTGCCCTTCGGCCGGGCCATGTCGCAGGTGTCGAAGCGCTCGCGGACCCCGGTCGTCCCGGCCCTGCTGACCGGGGTGCTGACGATCGTGCTGCTGCTGGTCAACATCGGCAACCAGCGCGCCTTCTACATCCTGACCTCGGTCGCGATCATCCTCTTCTACATCCCCTACCTGATGGTCACCGCGCCGATGCTGCTGCGGCGGCTGCGCGGGGACTGGCCCGCCGACGGCCACGGGCCGTGGTTCAACCTGGGCCGCTGGGGCCTGCCGGTGAACCTGGTCGCCGTCGTCTACGGCGCGGCGATGACCGTCAACCTGGCCTGGCCGCGGGCCGCCGTCTACGGCAACGACCACTGGTACTTCCAGTGGGGCGCGATCGTCTTCACCGCGGTCATCGTCGCCGTCGGCCTCGGCCTCTACCTGCGTTACCGACGTGCCGCCGCGGCGGCGCCGGTCCTGGTGCCGGTTCCCCCGCCCGCCGCGGAGCGGCCGGCCGAGGGCTGA
- a CDS encoding GcvT family protein has translation MAAQPKVVVIGAGIVGCALADELTSRGLQDVTVLDRGPLFATGGSSSHAPGLVFQTNPSKAMTEFAAYTVAKYRELTLDGRPCYLPVGGLEVATTPERVAELQRRAGFAASWGVRGRLLDPDECVALHPLLDRARVLAGFHTPDDGLTRAVHAGEAQARRATGRGARFLGGHTVTGITSVHGKVTGVVTDQGDFPADLVVSCAGFWGPGLGRMAGLTVPLLPLAHQYARTTPLAALAGVNSEAAEASRPILRHQDRDLYFREHVDRLGIGSYAHRPLPVDVEKLPDGTAMPSVLPFTEEDFAPAWQEARSLLPALGGARVEEGINGVFSFTPDGFPLLGEAPELRGFWVAEAVWVTHSAGVARAMAQWLVDGEPGADVHECELNRFDEVQLAPAYVRRRSCQNFVEVYDILHPLQPMEEPRPLRVSPFHARQRELGAVFLEAGGWERPHWYASNAALPQLARVPGRGEWASRYWSPIAGAEALAVREGVGLFDMTPLKRLEVSGPGALAFLQYLTSNQLERPVGSVVYTLLLDRSGGVRSDLTVARLAADLFQVGANGPVDLDWFRRHLPGDGSVQVRDITAGTCCVGVWGPLARELVQPLTETDFSHRGFGYFKARRAFVGEVPVTAMPLSYVGELGWELYTSADLGQRLWDTLWRAGRPLGVVAAGRSAFNSMRLEKGYRSWGTDLTAEHNPYEAGLGFAVRMEKGPFLGREALLGLDESRVARRLRPLLLDDPEAVVMGREPVRLDGEPVGYVTSAAYGYSIGASIAYAWLPAAAAVPGTRVEVEYFGDRLPARVAAEPLFDPDMTRIRS, from the coding sequence GTGGCAGCCCAACCGAAGGTCGTGGTGATCGGCGCGGGCATCGTCGGCTGCGCGCTCGCCGACGAGCTCACCTCCCGCGGCCTCCAGGACGTCACCGTGCTGGACCGGGGCCCTCTCTTCGCCACCGGCGGCTCCAGCTCGCACGCTCCGGGCCTGGTGTTCCAGACCAACCCGTCCAAGGCGATGACCGAGTTCGCCGCCTACACCGTGGCCAAGTACCGCGAGCTGACACTCGACGGTCGACCGTGCTACCTCCCGGTCGGCGGGCTGGAGGTCGCCACCACCCCGGAGCGGGTCGCGGAGCTGCAGCGCCGGGCCGGCTTCGCCGCCTCCTGGGGCGTGCGCGGGCGGCTGCTCGATCCGGACGAGTGCGTGGCGCTGCACCCGCTCCTCGACCGCGCGCGCGTGCTGGCCGGGTTCCACACCCCGGACGACGGCCTGACCAGGGCCGTCCACGCGGGCGAGGCCCAGGCCCGGCGCGCCACGGGCCGCGGCGCCCGCTTCCTCGGCGGGCACACCGTCACCGGCATCACCTCGGTGCACGGGAAGGTCACCGGCGTCGTCACCGACCAGGGCGACTTCCCCGCCGACCTCGTCGTCAGCTGCGCGGGTTTCTGGGGGCCCGGGCTCGGGCGGATGGCCGGACTGACCGTGCCGCTGCTCCCCCTCGCCCACCAGTACGCCCGCACCACCCCGCTCGCCGCCCTGGCGGGCGTCAACTCCGAGGCGGCGGAGGCCTCCCGCCCGATCCTGCGGCACCAGGACCGGGACCTCTACTTCCGCGAGCACGTCGACCGCCTCGGCATCGGCTCCTACGCGCACCGGCCGCTGCCGGTCGACGTCGAGAAGCTGCCGGACGGCACGGCGATGCCGTCCGTACTGCCCTTCACCGAGGAGGACTTCGCGCCCGCCTGGCAGGAGGCCCGCAGCCTGCTGCCCGCACTCGGCGGCGCGAGGGTGGAGGAGGGCATCAACGGGGTCTTCTCCTTCACCCCGGACGGCTTCCCGCTGCTGGGCGAGGCCCCGGAGCTGCGCGGCTTCTGGGTCGCCGAGGCCGTCTGGGTCACCCACTCGGCAGGCGTGGCCAGGGCGATGGCGCAGTGGCTCGTCGACGGCGAACCCGGCGCCGACGTGCACGAGTGCGAGCTGAACCGCTTCGACGAGGTCCAGCTCGCCCCCGCCTACGTGCGGCGGCGCAGCTGCCAGAACTTCGTCGAGGTCTACGACATCCTGCACCCGCTGCAGCCCATGGAGGAGCCCCGCCCGCTGCGGGTCTCGCCCTTCCACGCACGCCAGCGCGAGCTCGGCGCGGTCTTCCTCGAGGCGGGCGGCTGGGAGCGTCCCCACTGGTACGCGTCGAACGCGGCACTGCCGCAGCTGGCCCGGGTCCCCGGACGCGGGGAGTGGGCCTCGCGCTACTGGTCCCCGATCGCGGGCGCCGAGGCGCTGGCCGTACGCGAGGGCGTCGGGCTCTTCGACATGACACCGCTGAAGCGGCTGGAGGTGAGCGGGCCGGGGGCGTTGGCGTTCCTGCAGTACCTGACCAGCAATCAACTGGAGCGTCCGGTCGGCTCGGTCGTCTACACCCTGCTGCTGGACCGCTCGGGCGGGGTGCGCAGCGACCTGACCGTGGCCCGGCTCGCGGCCGACCTGTTCCAGGTCGGCGCGAACGGACCCGTGGACCTGGACTGGTTCCGCCGCCATCTGCCCGGCGACGGCTCGGTCCAGGTCCGCGACATCACCGCCGGCACCTGCTGCGTCGGCGTGTGGGGCCCGCTGGCCCGCGAACTGGTCCAGCCGCTGACCGAGACGGACTTCTCGCACCGCGGCTTCGGCTACTTCAAGGCCAGGCGGGCCTTCGTCGGCGAGGTGCCGGTCACCGCGATGCCGCTTTCCTACGTCGGCGAGCTCGGCTGGGAGCTCTACACCAGCGCCGACTTGGGCCAGCGGCTGTGGGACACGCTGTGGCGCGCCGGCCGGCCCCTCGGCGTCGTCGCGGCGGGGCGCAGCGCCTTCAACAGCATGCGGCTGGAGAAGGGCTACCGCTCCTGGGGCACCGACCTGACCGCCGAGCACAACCCGTACGAGGCCGGGCTCGGCTTCGCCGTGCGGATGGAGAAGGGCCCCTTCCTCGGCCGGGAGGCGCTGCTCGGACTCGACGAGTCCCGCGTCGCCCGCAGGCTCCGCCCGCTGCTGCTGGACGACCCCGAGGCGGTGGTCATGGGCCGCGAGCCGGTCCGTCTGGACGGCGAACCGGTGGGCTACGTGACCAGTGCGGCGTACGGCTACAGCATCGGGGCCTCGATCGCCTACGCCTGGCTGCCGGCGGCCGCGGCCGTCCCCGGCACACGGGTCGAGGTGGAGTACTTCGGCGACCGGCTGCCGGCCCGGGTCGCGGCGGAGCCGCTCTTCGACCCGGACATGACCCGGATCCGCAGCTAG
- a CDS encoding aromatic ring-hydroxylating oxygenase subunit alpha: MTATELPPSLLSTLPGDAYTSAEVFAAEQERIFEALWFCAVRASDVETPGRFRTVQVGRESVIVTRSRDGAVRAFLNVCRHRGARICTEESGEVRRTLRCTYHAWSYDLDGRLVAAPNLATMPDIDRQTYGLIPVHVREWLGYVWVCLADEPPAFEQDVIGAATERLGDPTAIDRYQSGDLAVGRRIRYDVAANWKLIVENFMECYHCATIHPELTDVLPEFARGYAAQYYVGHGAQFAPTAEGFTVDGSAGVTRIETVAPEQDRRYYAVTVKPQTFINLVPDQVIVLRMFPLAADRTVVECDWLFRADVVEAGTDLSRSVELFHRVNQQDFDACERCQPGMSSRAYARGGVLVPSEHHIRAFHTWVAARLGGTGVAGTA; encoded by the coding sequence GTGACCGCGACCGAGCTCCCGCCCAGCCTGCTCAGCACCCTGCCCGGCGACGCCTACACCTCGGCCGAGGTCTTCGCCGCCGAGCAGGAGCGGATCTTCGAGGCGCTCTGGTTCTGCGCCGTCCGCGCCTCCGACGTGGAGACGCCGGGACGTTTCCGCACCGTGCAGGTCGGCCGGGAGAGCGTGATCGTCACCCGGTCGCGCGACGGCGCGGTGCGGGCCTTCCTGAACGTGTGCCGGCATCGCGGGGCGCGGATCTGCACCGAGGAGTCCGGGGAGGTCAGGCGTACGCTGCGCTGCACGTACCACGCCTGGTCCTACGACCTGGACGGCCGCCTGGTCGCCGCGCCCAACCTGGCCACCATGCCGGACATCGACCGGCAGACCTACGGACTGATCCCGGTCCACGTCCGCGAGTGGCTCGGCTATGTGTGGGTCTGCCTCGCGGACGAGCCGCCCGCCTTCGAGCAGGACGTCATCGGCGCGGCCACCGAACGCCTGGGCGACCCCACCGCGATCGACCGCTACCAGTCAGGGGACCTGGCGGTCGGGCGGAGGATCCGCTACGACGTGGCGGCGAACTGGAAGCTGATCGTCGAGAACTTCATGGAGTGCTACCACTGCGCCACCATCCACCCCGAACTCACGGACGTGCTGCCGGAGTTCGCGCGCGGCTACGCGGCCCAGTACTACGTCGGCCACGGCGCGCAGTTCGCGCCCACGGCGGAGGGGTTCACCGTCGACGGCAGCGCGGGCGTGACGCGGATCGAGACCGTCGCCCCCGAGCAGGACCGCCGCTACTACGCCGTCACCGTGAAGCCGCAGACCTTCATCAACCTGGTGCCCGACCAGGTCATCGTGCTGCGGATGTTCCCGCTGGCGGCCGACCGCACGGTCGTGGAGTGCGACTGGCTGTTCCGCGCGGACGTCGTCGAGGCCGGGACCGACCTGTCCCGCTCGGTGGAACTGTTCCACCGGGTCAACCAGCAGGACTTCGACGCCTGCGAACGCTGCCAGCCCGGCATGTCCTCACGCGCCTACGCGCGTGGCGGCGTGCTGGTGCCGAGCGAGCACCACATCCGGGCCTTCCACACCTGGGTGGCCGCGCGGCTGGGCGGGACGGGCGTGGCCGGGACCGCGTGA
- a CDS encoding antitoxin encodes MSVLDKVKSMLKGHESQAGQAVDKAGDMIDSKTDGKYASQVDMVQDQAKKQLGVDEQPPPPADGGQPAP; translated from the coding sequence ATGAGCGTTCTCGACAAGGTCAAGAGCATGCTCAAAGGCCATGAGAGCCAGGCCGGCCAGGCCGTGGACAAGGCCGGAGACATGATCGACTCGAAGACCGACGGAAAGTACGCCAGCCAGGTCGACATGGTCCAGGACCAGGCCAAGAAGCAACTGGGGGTCGACGAGCAGCCTCCGCCCCCGGCCGACGGCGGGCAGCCCGCTCCCTGA
- a CDS encoding GNAT family N-acetyltransferase, whose product MTPTETQLRTPRLLLAAPGAEHADAVLRLASDPDVALWNPLRGVTDEASARDWCLRAADWTDGTHATFLILDNGGEGGSASGAVAGERAVLGNIAVHSVNERSASAEVGYRVAPEARGRGFAVEALLAVSTWAFEAFGVVRLELCHAAENPASCRVAERSGFLHEGTLRLSYRYGDGLLHDEHIHGRLVTDDVTQLG is encoded by the coding sequence GTGACGCCCACTGAGACGCAACTCCGCACCCCACGACTACTCCTGGCCGCGCCGGGCGCCGAGCACGCCGACGCGGTGCTGCGGCTGGCCAGCGATCCGGACGTGGCGCTGTGGAATCCGCTGCGCGGGGTGACCGACGAGGCGAGCGCGCGGGACTGGTGCCTGCGCGCGGCGGACTGGACCGACGGAACGCACGCCACCTTTCTGATCCTCGACAACGGGGGCGAGGGCGGCAGCGCGAGCGGCGCGGTGGCCGGCGAGCGCGCCGTGCTGGGCAACATCGCGGTGCACAGCGTCAACGAGCGCAGCGCGTCGGCCGAGGTGGGTTACCGGGTGGCGCCGGAGGCGCGCGGACGCGGGTTCGCCGTGGAGGCGCTCCTGGCCGTCTCCACCTGGGCGTTCGAAGCGTTCGGTGTGGTCAGGCTCGAGCTGTGCCACGCGGCGGAGAACCCGGCGTCCTGCCGGGTGGCGGAACGGTCGGGCTTCCTGCACGAGGGCACGCTGCGGCTCTCCTACCGCTACGGGGACGGCCTGCTCCACGACGAACACATCCACGGCCGCCTGGTGACCGACGACGTCACCCAGCTGGGGTGA
- a CDS encoding Clp protease N-terminal domain-containing protein, translating into MPVDPRRSLSAAAPRGGPTPVGVLASVAARARRRALRAGDPEVDTGHLLHALLESDDSALGVAAPLPVQATRLMGYLVQRSIGFGRLWRMGEGVADRESERSAGLAWSASAARALERAGHGGVGTVLDLLGELAAIADSRAAEILRGAAIDPGAVVQRCRAQAAERASW; encoded by the coding sequence GTGCCTGTAGACCCCCGGCGGAGCCTGTCCGCCGCCGCCCCCCGAGGCGGGCCGACGCCCGTGGGCGTGCTCGCCTCGGTCGCGGCGCGGGCCAGGCGCAGGGCTCTGCGGGCGGGGGATCCCGAGGTCGACACGGGGCATCTGCTGCACGCGTTACTCGAGTCGGACGATTCCGCGCTCGGCGTGGCCGCGCCGCTCCCCGTGCAGGCGACCCGGCTGATGGGCTACCTCGTGCAGCGCAGCATCGGCTTCGGGCGGCTCTGGCGGATGGGGGAGGGCGTCGCCGACCGCGAGTCCGAGCGCTCGGCGGGGCTCGCCTGGAGCGCCTCCGCCGCGCGGGCGCTGGAACGGGCCGGACACGGGGGCGTCGGCACCGTGCTGGACCTGCTCGGCGAGCTGGCCGCGATAGCGGACTCCCGGGCGGCCGAGATCCTGCGCGGCGCGGCGATCGACCCGGGCGCCGTGGTCCAGCGCTGCCGCGCGCAGGCCGCGGAGCGGGCGAGCTGGTAG
- a CDS encoding PadR family transcriptional regulator — translation MRSRHHFDQRNDRRNNPGRPAFGEFGPPGFGGPGGPGGPFGPGFGPFGPRGRGGGGGRGRHGGRARRGDVRASLLALLKERPMHGYEMIREIAERSGGSWRPSPGSVYPTLQMLDEEGLIASEESGGKKLFSLTDAGRTEAEQGPDAPWEEAAQGEHWEVVREFGRAGGAVKDAVRQVMMTGTPEQRAKALAVLADARKRLYLILADADTEAAPEDRS, via the coding sequence ATGCGATCCCGACACCACTTCGATCAGAGGAATGACCGCAGGAACAACCCCGGCCGCCCGGCCTTCGGTGAGTTCGGGCCGCCCGGATTCGGTGGGCCCGGTGGGCCCGGGGGGCCGTTCGGGCCCGGGTTCGGGCCGTTCGGGCCGCGGGGGCGCGGCGGCGGGGGAGGGCGTGGCCGGCATGGAGGGCGGGCGCGGCGCGGGGACGTGCGCGCGTCGCTGCTCGCGCTGCTCAAGGAGCGGCCGATGCACGGCTACGAGATGATCCGCGAGATCGCCGAGCGCTCCGGGGGGAGCTGGCGGCCGAGCCCCGGCTCGGTCTACCCGACGCTGCAGATGCTCGACGAGGAAGGCCTCATCGCCAGTGAGGAGAGCGGCGGCAAGAAGCTGTTCAGTCTCACCGACGCCGGCCGCACCGAGGCCGAGCAGGGGCCGGACGCCCCGTGGGAGGAGGCCGCGCAGGGCGAGCACTGGGAGGTCGTGCGCGAGTTCGGCCGGGCCGGCGGCGCGGTCAAGGACGCGGTGCGGCAGGTCATGATGACCGGCACGCCCGAGCAGCGGGCGAAGGCGCTGGCCGTGCTGGCCGACGCGCGCAAGCGGCTCTACCTCATCCTGGCCGACGCGGACACGGAGGCTGCTCCGGAGGACCGGAGCTGA
- a CDS encoding WapI family immunity protein: protein MKRIGGNGPGLEPGIVDYQFPGAADPRQRRSRLVAKGAAHCPEAMRSFRRPALTADDAVDLARWLGQATAWSSGAELDGSSGRLDFTEPNVAFAFTRIEPGAAELRISLDLEFSPPGDVGPARAIRSWSPAD, encoded by the coding sequence ATGAAGCGGATCGGTGGCAATGGGCCGGGTCTCGAACCGGGGATCGTGGACTACCAGTTCCCTGGTGCGGCCGACCCGCGACAGCGGCGGAGCCGGCTCGTCGCGAAGGGGGCCGCCCACTGCCCGGAGGCGATGCGGTCCTTCCGCCGGCCGGCTTTGACTGCCGACGACGCCGTCGACTTGGCGCGATGGCTCGGCCAGGCGACGGCCTGGAGCTCGGGTGCCGAACTCGACGGCAGCAGTGGCCGACTGGACTTCACCGAACCCAATGTGGCCTTCGCTTTCACAAGGATCGAACCGGGTGCGGCCGAACTGCGCATCAGCCTGGACTTGGAGTTCTCTCCCCCTGGCGACGTCGGACCCGCTCGGGCGATCCGTTCGTGGTCTCCTGCCGACTGA
- a CDS encoding DUF6228 family protein encodes MGSQDTSHAARAVTVRCRNHDEVQVRLCDPFRPDEDRVQYAVEAHAPGLVVRVDQVVAWDRGADLVPFLEGLASDFRGWDGRREWQTNDGDLAVGAVFRSGGHVGLTWTLHPWRRAAGGWKASVTTWLEAGEQMSALAAEARHFFARGDGDRD; translated from the coding sequence ATGGGCAGTCAGGACACCAGCCACGCGGCTCGCGCCGTAACGGTTCGTTGCCGGAACCACGACGAGGTCCAGGTGCGATTGTGCGACCCGTTTCGGCCTGACGAGGACCGGGTGCAGTACGCCGTCGAAGCGCACGCACCAGGGTTGGTCGTTCGTGTCGATCAGGTGGTCGCCTGGGATCGCGGCGCCGATCTGGTGCCGTTCCTCGAGGGCTTGGCGTCGGACTTCCGGGGCTGGGACGGCCGCAGGGAGTGGCAGACGAATGACGGTGATCTTGCTGTCGGCGCGGTCTTCCGATCAGGCGGCCACGTCGGGCTGACCTGGACCCTTCACCCGTGGAGAAGGGCGGCCGGCGGCTGGAAGGCGTCCGTCACGACCTGGCTCGAGGCAGGCGAGCAGATGTCCGCTCTCGCCGCAGAGGCCCGACACTTCTTCGCACGGGGAGACGGCGATCGTGACTGA
- a CDS encoding PPOX class F420-dependent oxidoreductase, whose product MARTIATTTKVERDGLLDFVRPRHRMILITRRADGSPQASPVAGGVDDAGRIVITSYPERAKTRNARLRPEVSVLVLSDEWDGPWVQVDGDAAVLEAADGPSALDAFVEYFRNISGEHPDWAEYRAAMITQGKALLRITPTHWSPIATGGFPARLA is encoded by the coding sequence ATGGCACGAACCATCGCAACCACCACGAAGGTCGAGCGGGACGGCCTGCTGGACTTCGTCCGCCCACGCCACCGGATGATCCTGATCACCCGCCGCGCCGACGGCTCGCCTCAGGCGTCCCCGGTGGCCGGCGGCGTCGACGACGCGGGCCGGATCGTGATCACCAGCTACCCCGAGCGCGCCAAGACCCGCAACGCGCGCCTCCGCCCCGAGGTCAGCGTCCTGGTGCTGTCCGACGAGTGGGACGGACCGTGGGTCCAGGTCGACGGCGACGCCGCCGTGCTCGAAGCCGCCGACGGCCCGTCCGCGCTGGACGCCTTCGTCGAGTACTTCCGCAACATCTCCGGCGAACACCCCGACTGGGCCGAGTACCGCGCCGCCATGATCACCCAGGGCAAAGCCCTGCTCCGCATCACCCCCACCCACTGGAGCCCCATCGCCACCGGCGGCTTCCCCGCCCGCCTGGCGTGA
- a CDS encoding DUF485 domain-containing protein has product MHPTYGTGDPPPPSFRREPSPSRPSPQSRPARQGEALRVKALRRKIGRIDQRLVVVNAAGFVLLVGLAAAAPGVLAASVVGEVNLGFVLCTGLGLLTLCTSVLYDRRLARGCDPEAEAIRASVAERETAAASASAWTPQQSPSQAQQWGTGGGRSEW; this is encoded by the coding sequence ATGCACCCCACATACGGCACCGGAGATCCGCCGCCCCCGAGCTTCCGGCGAGAGCCCTCGCCGTCCCGGCCGTCCCCGCAGTCCCGGCCCGCCCGGCAGGGCGAGGCCCTGCGGGTCAAGGCACTGCGGAGGAAGATCGGACGGATCGATCAGCGGCTGGTGGTCGTCAACGCCGCCGGTTTCGTCCTGCTCGTGGGGTTGGCCGCAGCCGCGCCCGGGGTGCTCGCGGCGAGTGTGGTGGGGGAGGTCAATCTCGGGTTCGTGCTCTGCACCGGACTCGGGCTGCTGACGCTGTGCACGTCCGTCCTCTACGACCGACGCCTCGCGCGCGGTTGCGATCCGGAGGCTGAGGCGATCCGGGCGAGCGTGGCGGAGCGGGAGACCGCGGCCGCTTCGGCGAGCGCGTGGACTCCGCAGCAGTCGCCGTCCCAGGCGCAGCAGTGGGGCACCGGCGGCGGACGGAGCGAGTGGTGA
- a CDS encoding sodium/solute symporter has translation MTPALIAAAAATPAAPMPVLDHGTHAPVLIAFLAFVGVALLLCVLVGPDRDEVADFYTANRTLTPFQNGLALSGDYISAATLLGTTGIIALSGYDGILLDMSTALALSTLLVLARPLRNAGRYTLGDVFALRSPGSAPRIAAAVVTLAVSLPFLIVQLTGAGAATAMLLGMTSASAQQACIVLIGTLMVAYTVAGGMRGTSLMQIAKVVLVTGTLAVTTVCVMARFHWSPDELLSAAAHGSGHPASYLRSASQLGVSASGPWNVAGMHLTVVLGAACMPHMIMRVSAMADGATARRSTRFAFGLVSIYSLCLAVLGIGAAAVVGAGLISGVTPNGQSALLLLASNLAGGPGTTAGMALLTAVACTVFVTVLAVVAGITLTAAATLAHDVHAYAVRRGALPQAKEVRTVRWAAVLFGGVGIALSALAQGYNVQFLSMLAVTIAAAAVLPALVHSLFWKGYHRTGLLWSVYGGTALTIGLQLISPTVSGQPGTLFPGLDFAWSPLQSVGLVSVPVSFLLGWAGSRHGHRRDAARGVAEVDQEAAELRILTGVGSD, from the coding sequence GTGACGCCCGCCCTGATCGCGGCCGCGGCCGCGACGCCCGCCGCACCGATGCCCGTCCTCGACCACGGCACGCACGCACCGGTGCTGATCGCCTTCCTCGCCTTCGTCGGCGTCGCGCTGCTGCTCTGCGTGCTGGTCGGCCCGGACCGGGACGAGGTCGCCGACTTCTACACCGCCAACCGCACGCTGACGCCGTTCCAGAACGGGCTCGCGCTCTCCGGCGACTACATCTCCGCCGCGACCCTGCTCGGCACCACCGGGATCATCGCGCTCTCCGGCTACGACGGCATCCTGCTCGACATGAGCACCGCGCTCGCACTGAGCACCCTCCTCGTGCTGGCCCGTCCGCTGCGCAATGCCGGCCGCTACACCCTCGGCGACGTCTTCGCGCTGCGCTCCCCCGGCAGCGCACCGCGGATCGCCGCGGCGGTGGTGACGCTCGCCGTCTCGCTGCCGTTCCTGATCGTCCAGCTCACCGGCGCAGGGGCGGCGACCGCCATGCTGCTGGGCATGACCAGCGCGTCCGCCCAGCAGGCGTGCATCGTGCTGATCGGCACGCTGATGGTCGCCTACACGGTGGCGGGCGGCATGCGCGGCACGAGTCTGATGCAGATCGCCAAGGTCGTGCTGGTCACCGGGACGCTCGCGGTCACCACCGTCTGCGTGATGGCGCGCTTCCACTGGAGCCCGGACGAGCTGCTGAGCGCGGCCGCGCACGGCAGCGGCCACCCGGCCAGCTACCTCCGCTCGGCCTCGCAGCTCGGCGTCTCGGCGAGCGGTCCGTGGAACGTCGCCGGAATGCACCTGACCGTGGTGCTGGGCGCGGCCTGCATGCCGCACATGATCATGCGAGTGAGCGCCATGGCGGACGGGGCGACGGCACGCCGCTCCACCCGCTTCGCGTTCGGACTGGTCAGCATCTACAGCCTCTGCCTGGCCGTGCTCGGCATCGGCGCGGCGGCGGTGGTCGGGGCGGGGCTCATCTCCGGCGTGACGCCGAACGGGCAGTCCGCCCTTCTGCTGCTGGCGAGCAACCTGGCCGGCGGCCCGGGGACGACCGCCGGCATGGCGCTGCTGACGGCCGTGGCCTGCACGGTCTTCGTGACGGTGCTGGCGGTGGTCGCCGGCATCACTCTGACGGCGGCGGCCACGCTCGCCCACGACGTGCACGCCTACGCGGTGCGGCGGGGCGCGCTGCCGCAGGCGAAGGAGGTCCGCACGGTGCGCTGGGCGGCGGTGCTCTTCGGGGGCGTCGGCATCGCGCTCTCGGCGCTGGCTCAGGGCTACAACGTGCAGTTCCTCTCCATGCTCGCGGTCACGATCGCCGCTGCGGCGGTGCTGCCCGCGCTGGTGCACAGCCTGTTCTGGAAGGGCTACCACCGGACCGGGCTGCTCTGGTCCGTCTACGGCGGCACGGCGCTGACGATCGGCCTCCAGCTGATCTCGCCGACCGTTTCCGGGCAGCCGGGGACGCTCTTCCCCGGCCTGGACTTCGCCTGGTCGCCGCTGCAGAGCGTCGGCCTCGTCTCGGTGCCGGTCTCGTTCCTGCTCGGCTGGGCCGGCAGCCGTCACGGCCACCGCCGGGACGCCGCGCGCGGGGTGGCGGAGGTCGACCAGGAGGCGGCGGAGCTGCGGATCCTCACGGGGGTGGGCTCGGACTGA